Proteins found in one Gemmobacter sp. 24YEA27 genomic segment:
- a CDS encoding MFS transporter translates to MGGLFFGNLADRFGRRPVFSWNLLAFVLLSVLQLFVQEVWQLVLLRLALGLAVGVEYAVGTSVLAEFSRRKGRGVLLGSFAVGWQVGFTIAFVYGNLIYSGDNWRLLLATSAIPALLVFLLRIGLPETPMWLKARGRDAEAQAVVERHFGKGFAIPDVELKLNQPSARELLKGPNVRQHLYSGLFWFCQVGRSSRSSLLSGRYSTRSGSRIRPRSISG, encoded by the coding sequence ATCGGCGGGCTCTTCTTTGGCAACCTGGCCGACCGCTTTGGCCGCAGGCCGGTATTCTCCTGGAATCTGCTGGCTTTCGTTCTGCTCTCGGTCTTGCAGCTTTTCGTGCAGGAGGTCTGGCAGCTGGTGCTCTTGCGCCTTGCGCTTGGTCTGGCGGTCGGGGTGGAATATGCGGTCGGCACCTCGGTTCTTGCCGAATTCTCGCGCCGCAAAGGGCGGGGCGTGTTGCTGGGCAGCTTTGCCGTGGGCTGGCAGGTCGGGTTCACCATCGCCTTTGTCTATGGCAACCTGATCTATTCCGGCGACAACTGGCGGCTCTTGCTGGCAACCAGCGCGATTCCGGCGCTGCTGGTGTTTTTGCTGCGCATAGGCCTGCCGGAAACGCCGATGTGGCTGAAGGCGCGCGGCCGCGACGCCGAGGCGCAGGCTGTGGTCGAACGCCATTTCGGCAAGGGCTTTGCAATCCCTGATGTGGAGCTGAAGCTCAACCAGCCCTCGGCGCGTGAATTGCTGAAAGGGCCGAATGTCCGTCAGCATCTCTATTCCGGCCTGTTCTGGTTCTGCCAGGTGGGCCGTTCTTCGCGATCTTCACTTTTATCGGGCCGGTATTCGACTCGCTCGGGATCGAGGATCAGACCACGGTCGATATCTGGCTGA